Within Deinococcus actinosclerus, the genomic segment CAGCGCCGCGCAGAAGCGCCGCCACAGCGCGTCGTTCCCCACGGCGATGTTCACGAACCCGTCCGCGCAGGGAAAGGTGCCGTACGGGACGATGGAGCGGTGGTCGTTTCCGGTGGGGACCGGCACCTCCCCGGTGGCAAGGTAGCGGCCCACCTGCGAGGAGCCCAGCGCGATCACGCTTTCCAGCAGGTTCACCTCCACCCGCGCGCCGTGTCCGGTGCGTTCGCGGGCGTACAGCGCCGCCAGGATCGCCTGGGTGATCAGGGCGCCGCTGTACACGTCCGCGACCGCCACTCCGACCCGCAGGGGCTCGCCGCCTGCCTCGCCGTTGTAGCTCATGAGGCCGCCCATGCCCTGTGCGATCACGTCGTACCCGGCGCGGTCGCGGTACGGGCCGCTCAGCCCGAAACCGGTGATGCTGGCGTAGATCAGACGGGGGTGCGCGGCGTGCAGGTCGTCCCAGCCCAGCCCCAGGCGCTCCAGCGTGCCGGGCCGGAAGTTCTCGACGAGCACGTCGCTGCCCGCGATCAGGCGGCGGGCGGCCTCCAGCCCCTCCCCGGTCTTGAGGTCCAGGGTGACGCTGCGCTTGTTGCGGTTCACGCTCAGGAAGTAGCTGCTCTCACGCGCGCCGTCCGGCCCCGTCTGGAAGGGCGGCCCCCAGGCGCGGGTGTCGTCCCCGCCGGGCGGCTCGACCTTGATCACGTCCGCGCCGAGGTCGCCGAGGAGCATGGTGCACAGCGGGCCGGTCAGGACGCGGGTGAAGTCCGCGACGCGCACGCCACTCAGGGGCAGGTCTGGGGTCATGTGCCCGGATGCTAGCGCGGGCGTAGACTCCGGAGGTTCCAAGCTCGCCCCTCTCCCCCTTCTTCTGGAGGTTCCACCTGTGACCACGCCACAGTCCCCGGCCCGCACGCACCTGGGCCGTCCGCGCAAGATCATCGACGGCCTGGAGAAACTCGTGGGCCGCGCGCCCTACGTCGCCGACCAGTGGCTGCCGGGGCTGCTGCACGCCCGGCCCGTGCTGTCCCCGTACCCGCACGCGCGCATCCGGGGCATCGACCGGACGGCGGCGCTGGCCGTGCCGGGCGTGCACTCGGTGCTGCTGGGCACGGACCTGAACGTGAAGCCCATGCACTCGCGCCCCAGCCTGCTGCTCGCGGAGGACCTGGTGGTGTTCGCGGGCCAGCCGGTCGCGCTGATCCTGGCGGACACCGAGGCGCAGGCGGCGGACGCGGCGGCCCTGCTGGACGTGGACTACGATGTGCTGGACGCCGTGGAGGACGCCGAGGCGGCCCTGGCCGGCGGGACGCTGGTGTGGCCGCAGGGCGTCCCGAAGGCCGACGGCGGCATGGCCGGGCTGCACGGCGGCGAGGCGGGCGCGCAGGCGGCGCGCGAGCCGAGCAACGTGGACGAGGACCGCACCTTCGGGTGCGGGGACGTGGACGCGGCCCTGGCGGGGGCGGCCTTCACGGCGGGCGGGACGTTCCGGGTGGCGGGCGTGCATCAGGGGTACCTGGAGCCGCACGCGGTGGCGGCGCAGCCCGGCGCGCGGCCCGGCGAGGTCACGGTGTACACGAGCACCCAGGGACAGTACGTGGTGCGCTCGGAGGTCGCGGGCGCGCTGGGCCTGCGCGAGCGGGACGTGCACGTGGTGCCGCTGACGGTGGGTGGGGGCTTCGGCGCGAAGTACGGGATCATGGACGCGCTGGTGGCGGCGGCGGCGCTGCACGCGCGGCAGCCGGTGCGGCTGGTCCTGACCCGCAGCGAGGACATGCTGACGACCATGCCCGCCCCGGCCATCGACGTGACGCTGCGGCTGGGCGCCGACGCGGACGGCACCCTGACCGCCGTGGACGCGGACGTGAGGATCGAGAACGGCGCCTTCCGCTTCGGGCACGGGGGGATCATCGCCACGATGCTCGGCGGCCTGTACCGCTGCGAGAACGTGCGGGTCCGCACGCGCGAGCTGCTGCTGAACCGCGCGCCGGTCGGGGCGTACCGCGCGCCGGGCGTGCCGCAGGCGCTGTTCGCGCTGGAGTCCGCCGTGGACGACCTGACCCGCCAGCTGGGCGCCGACCCGCTGGACTGGCGGCTGCGCCACGCGGTGCAGGCAGGCGACCCGATGGGCACCGGGCGGCCCTGGCCGGACATCGGCCTGCGCGACTGCCTGGAGGCCGCCCGCGCCCACCCGCTGTGGCAGGGGCGGCGCGACCTGCCCGAGCACGAGGGGGTGGGGCTGGCGGTGGGCGGCTGGCCGGGCGCGTTCTCCCCGGCGGGCGCGGTGTGCCGCGTGGACACCGACGGCACGGTGCGCCTGCACGTGGGCAGCGTGGACATCAGCGGCGTGCACTCCAGCATGGTGCTGATCGCCGCCGAGACGCTGGGCGTGGACCCGGATCAGGTGGAGATCGTGCAGGGCACCACGGACAGCGGGCCGTACGCGCCGAACTCCGGGGGGTCGCAGGTGACGATCAGCCTGTCGGGCGCGGTGCTGGACGCCAGCACGCAGGTGCGTGACCAGCTGCTGGAACTGGCCGCGCGGCATTTTGAGGCGCACCGCGACGATCTGGAACTCGCGGGTGGGCAGGCGCTCGTGCGGGGCATCCCGGACCGCGCCATTCCGATCGGGAAGCTGGCGGCGCAGGCGCAGCGCGCGCCGGGCGGACCGGGCCCGGTGGTCGCCGAGGGCCGCGCGGCGCTGAAGGCGGGCGCGCCGGGGTTCATCGCGCATCTCGTGCACGTGCGGGTGGATCCGGACACCGGGGCGGTCACCCTGCGGCGCTCGGTGGCTGCGCAGGACGTGGGCTTCGCGCTGAACCCGCTGCTCGTCGAGGGGCAGATCCAGGGGGGCAGCGCGCAGGCGCTGGGGCTGGGGCTGCTGGAGGGCCTGGACTACGCGGGCGGCACGCTGGCGAACCCGAACTTCCTGGAGTACGCGTTCCCGACGAGTACGGACGTGCCGCCGCTGGAGGCCCTACTGGTCCAGCGGCCCAGCGAGCACGGGCCGTTCGGCGCGCGGATCGTGGGGGAGCCGCCGATCACGGCGGGCGCGGCGGCCCTGGCGAACGCGGTGCGCGAGGCGGCGGGCGTGCGCGTGACCGAGCTGCCCGTCACCCCCGAGGCGGTCTGGCGGCTGCGGCAGGCGCAGGCCGGGGACTGATACGGACTCCGGTGGAATGGCCTGCAAAGCCGTTCCATCCGGGCGGCGCGAGCAGGAGCAGAACGGGGTCCGGGCGGGCGGCTCACCCTAAAACTGGACACTTGAATAAATCAGTTTAAGTTTTAAAGCTAAGATGGGGTCATGACGACCCCCGCCTCCTCCCCCACCCGGTCCGGTCAGGCCCCCCCGGACCGGGTCACCCAGACCACGCTGCTGCTCCTCTCGGCGCTCACCATCATGTCCGGGGCCACCATCGCCCCGGCGCTGCCCGCCATGCAGGCGCACTTCGCCGACACCCCGAACGCCGCGCTGCTCGTGAAACTCGCCCTGACCATCCTGGGCATCGTGATTGCCATCACCGCGCCGCTGTTCGGGGTGCTGGCCGACCGCTACGGCCGCCGCCCGGTCCTGCTGGCCTCGCTGGCGCTGTACGTGGTGGGAGGCGGCAGCGGCCTGATCGCGCAGAGCCTCGGCGCCGTGTTGCTGGGCCGCGTGGTGCTGGGGCTGGCCGTGGCGGGCACCATGACGGCCGCCGGGGCGCTCGTGAACGACCTGTTCAGCGGCGCCGCGCGGGGCCGCTTCCTGAGCCAGCAGGCGGCCTTCAACAGCTTCGGCGGCGCGGTGCTCCTGCCGTTGGGCGGCGTCCTCGCCGCCGTGGGCTGGCGCGCACCCTTCGCGCTGTACCTCGCGGCCGCGCTGCTGCTGCCGCTGCTGCTGCGCCTCCCGCACGGCATTCCCGGGGACGCCCACGACCCGGCCGCGCCCGCGCAGGCGCCGCGCTGGGGTGCGATCACGCTGGTGTACGCCCTGGCACTGGGCTACATGATCGTGTTCTACCTGATGCCCGCCCAGGGGCCCTTCCTGCTGCGCGCCCTGCACGCCAACCCCGGCCTGACCGGGCTGATGCTGGGCAGTTCCACCCTGATGGCCGCCGTGACGTCCCTGGTGTTCTCCCGCTTCGCCGGGCGCTTCGATCCGCGCCGACTGGCGGGTCTGGGCATGCTCGTCGTGGCGGTGGGGTGGCTGCTGGTATTCCGCGCGCCGGGCCTGGGGGTCGTGGAGGCGGGTCTGCTCGTGGCGGGGCTGGGCGGCGGGCTGATCTTCCCGAACCTGTACGCCTGGCTGGCCGACCTGACGCCCCCCGCATGGCGGGGCCGCGTGACGGCGGGCATGAGCAGCGCGATCTTCCTGGGGCAGTTCCTCAGCCCGCTGGTGCTGGCCGCGCCTGCCGGGCACGAGGCGCAGGGCTTCGCGGCGGGCGCGGCGCTGGCCGCCGGGATGGGCGCGCTGCTGCTGATCCTCAGCGTCTGGGCCCGCCGCGTGCCTGACGCGCCCAGCGGAGCGGTCCCTCAGCGGGGTTGACCCGAATCCATGAAAAACCGCCCTCCGGCTGGGGGGCGGTTTCTGTGATACCTGGGTTCAGTCGGCGGCGCTGCCGTGGCTCTGCGCGTTCTGAGCGTCGCGGGCGGCCTCGGCTTTCGCCTCGATCTTCGCCTTGATCTTCTTCTGGGTGAATCCGGCTTCGCGTTCGCGCTGGTCGAGCACGCTGCGGATGAAGCGGATGTCGTCCTGAATGCCGGGAATCACGACCTGCTCGAGCGCGTTCACGCGGCGGCTGGTCTTCTTGATTTCCTCGCCGATGCGGCGCAGTTTCGTCTCGGTCGCGGCGACCTTGACGATCGCCTCGAGCACGCCGCCGAAGTCGGTGGCGGCCTGGATGGTGCGTGCGCCGACGTTGATCGGGCTGAAGTTCGCCTGCGCGGCGCGTTCGGGCACGCTGATGCGCGGCACCTTCACGCCGTACAGGTTGTCGATCTGCATGTCGATCTGGTAGTCACCGCTGCCAGCCAGCGAGAGGCTCTCGACCGCTTCGGGGCTGTCCCAGGCTTTCGCGCTGAAGAGGCTGGTGTAGGCGCCCTTGCTGACGCCGCTGAGCTGCTCGCGGGCGGCGAGGGCGTCCTTGACGAGCGCGAAGAATTCGCCGATGAGGGCGTCACGCTTGCGCTTGAGGAGGTCCGCGCCGCCGGAGGCGGTCTTCAGGCTGGCCTTGCTGGCCAGCAGGGCGCTGCGGGTGGGGCTGATCTGTTCTGCCATGTGTGTTCACCTCCTGACGTTCTGGCGTTCATGGTCGGGGGTCGAAGGGTGCGCCGACTAGCGGCGGGGTCACCCTTCGACCCCTCAGGGGCTTACTTCGTGGAGCGGCTGCCCTTCCACATCTCGTCCATCTTCGTACCGTAGTACTTGTCGATGGAGTCCTTGCCGATACGGGTCAGCTGGCTCTGGGGCAGCTTGCTCAGGATGCCCCACGCGACGGTCAGGCTGTCGTCGATGCTGCGGTCCTGGTCGCCCTGGCCGATGAAGTATTCCTCGAAGTCGTTGGCGAACTTCAGGTACAGCTTGTCGGTTTCGGTCAGCGCGTCTTCACCGGTGATGGCCACCAGTTTGCGCAGGTCCAGGCCGTTGGCGTACGCGGCGAACAGCTGGTCGGAGATGTTCTTGTGGTCGGCGCGGGTCTTGCCCTTGCCGATGCCGTTGCCCTGCAGGCGGGACAGCGAAGGCAGGGGGTTGATCGGGGGGAACACGCCCTTGGAGTTCAGGGTGCGGTCGACCACGATCTGACCTTCGGTGATGTAGCCGGTCAGGTCGGGGATGGGGTGGGTGATGTCGTCGTCGGGCATCGACAGGATCGGCACCTGGGTGACCGAGCCGGGCTTGCCGTCCACGACGCCCGCGCGCTCGTACAGGCTCGCGAGGTCGGTGTACATGTAGCCGGGGAAGCCGCGGCGACCGGGGATCTCCTCGCGCGCGCCGCCGATTTCACGGAGGGCCTCGCAGTAGTTCGTCAGGTCGGTCAGGATCACCAGCACGTGGTAACCGTGCTCGAAGGCCAGGTACTCGGCGGTGGTCAGGGCCATGCGGGGGGTGAGCAGACGCTCGACCGCGGGGTCGTCGGCCTTGTTCAGGAACAGGACGCTGCGGGCCAGGGCGCCGGTGCGTTCGAATTCCTGCGTGAAGAAGCTGACTTCGCGCTGGGTCAGGCCCATCGCGGCGAACACCACGGCGAAGTCACCCTCGTGGCCGGGCACCTTGGCCTGGCGGGCGATCTGCGCGGCGAGTTCGTTGTGCGGGAGGCCCGAGCCGCTGAAGATCGGCAGCTTCTGGCCGCGGATCAGGCTGGTCTGCACGTCGATGGTGCTGATGCCGGTCTGGATGAACTCCTCGGGCTTGGCGCGCGCGGCGGGGTTCATGGGCTGGCCGTTGATCGAGAGGCGCTTCTCGGCGACCACGGCGGGCAGCCCGTCGATGGGGCGGCCCAGGCCGTCGAAGCGGCGGCCGATCATTTCCTTGCTGACGCCCAGGCGGGCCACGTCTTCGACGAGGCTGACGCTGGCGGTCGCGAGGTCCAGACCACGGGTTTCTTCGAACACCTGAATGATGGCGTTCTGGTCGGTCACGGAGATGACCTGACCGCCGCGGAGCTTACCGCTCGCGTCCTTGATGTTCACGATGGCGCCGTACGCGAGGTCGCTGGCGGCATTCACGAACAGCAGAGGGCCGGAGATGTACGCGACGTCGTTGTATTCCTTCTGGAGGAGGGTCACGCTTTCACCGCCTTGAAGCTGCTGTCGAGCTCGCCGAGGACGCTGTCGGTGTACGCGGCGAAGTCACCTTCGGGCGTGTAGCGGGCGCGGGCGAGACGCTCGATGATGGGGCTCTGGATGATTTCGTCGATGGTGCTGCCGCTCTTGAGGGCCGCGTCGGCCTGGTCGTAGAACTTCAGGAACATGCGCATCAGGCCGTAGTTCTTGGGCATGCTGGCGCTGGCGTCGACGGGGTCGAAACCGTTCTGCTGCAGGAAGTCCTGGCGGAGCATGCGGCCGGTCTCGATGATCAGGCGCTCGTTGTCCTGCAGGGCGTCGGGGCCGACGAGCTGCACGACTTCCTGCAGCGCGGCCTCTTCCTGGAGAATCGTGCCGATGCGCTGGCGCAGTTCCGGGAAGTCCTCGCCGACGTTGGCGCGGTACCAGGAGTCCAGGATCGGGGTGAACAGGCTGTAGGAGCCGTTCCAGTTGATCGCGGGGAAGTGGCGGCGGCGGGCGAGGCCGGCGTCCAGACGCCAGAAGGCGCCGGTGATGCGCAGGGTGGCCTGCGTGACGGGCTCGGACATGTCGCCGCCGGCGGGGCTGACGGCGCCGATCACGGACACCGCGCCGTCTTCACCGGCGAGGGTCTTGACGGCCCCGGCGCGCTCGTAGAACGCGGCCAGCTTGGCGCCCAGGTAGGGCGGGTAGCCTTCTTCGGCGGGCATCTCTTCCAGGCGGGAGGAGATCTCGCGAAGGGCCTCGGCCCAGCGGCTGGTGCTGTCGGCCATCAGGGACACGCTGTAGCCCTGGTCGCGGAAGTACTCGGCCAGCGTGATGCCGGTGTAGACGCTCGCTTCGCGGGCGGCCACGGGCATGTTGGACGTGTTGGCGATCAGGATCGTGCGGTGCATGAGGGGCCCGCCGGTCTTGGGGTCTTCCAGTTCGGGGAATTCCACGAGCACGTCGGTCATCTCGTTGCCGCGTTCACCGCAGCCCACGTACACGACGATGTCGGCGTTGCCGTACTTCGCGACGGACTGCTGGGTCACGGTCTTGCCGGAGCCGAAGGGGCCGGGGATGGCGGCGGCGCCACCCATGACCAGGGGGAACAGGACGTCCAGGATGCGCATGCCCGTGAGGAACGGCAGGCTGGGGTCGAGTTTCTTGGTCACGGGACGCGGGGCGCGCACGGGCCAGTAGTGGGCCATGCGCAGCTCGGTGCCGTCTTCCAGGCGGGCGATGGTCTGGTCGATGTTGTACTGACCGGCCGGGGCGATCCACGCGATCTTGCCGCCCTTGTCGGGGGGCGTCAGGACCTTGTGCGTGAAGCTGAACTCGGGCACGGTGCCCAGGATGGCGCTGCCGCTGACGGTGTCGCCGACCTGCACGCTGGGCGTGAAGTCCCACAGCTGGGTGCGGTCCAGGGAGGAGACCTCGATGCCGCGCGCGATGAAGTCGCCGCTGGCCTCGCGGATCTTGCCCAGGGGGCGCTGGATGCCGTCGTAGATGCCGTTGAGCATGCCGGGGCCCAGTTCGACGCTCAGGGGGAGGCCCGTGGTCTCGACGGGTTCACCGACGGTCAGGCCGCTGGTGTCCTCGTACACCTGGACGAAGGCGGTGTTGCCGTCCAGTCGGATGATCTCGCCCACGAGGCGTTCCTGGCCCACGCGGACGATGTCGTACATTTTCGCGCCGTACATCCCGTCCGCGATGACGGCGGGTCCGGCGATGCTCTTCACGACGCCGCTCTTGTTCTGCGTCATTACGTTCTCCTTGGGAGGGGCAGAAGGCTGAAAGCCGATGGCTGAAGGCCGCGAGCGAGGACGCTCAGGTGTCTTCTCTGTTGTTGCCATCTGCCATATGCCATCTGCCTTCACCCTCCGTTTTACAGTTTGATATCGAAGCCGATGGTGTCGCGCACCAGTTTGCCCATGTAGGCCTTCGCGTCGACGGTGTCCGGGTTGAACGCGTCGCGCAGGCTGGGGATGGGCAGCAGGATCGGCAGGTCCCGGCCGCGCATGACGCGGGCGGTGGCGCTGGCTGGGTCCGGGATCAGGCCGGTGTCGACGGCGACGAGGCCGTACTGACCTTCGGTGATCAGGCGTTCCAGGGTGGCGAGGGCCGTGTCGGGGGTGGCCTCGATCACGGCGGCTCCGGCGAGGCGGTAGCCGGTGGCGGTCTCGGCGTCACTCAGCACCGCGACGCGTTGCGTGTTGGGCCGGGTCATGCCTGCACCTCGCGGCGGATCTGGTCGGTGGGCAGGTCGTAGAACTTGCCGCGCCCGATCAGGCGGAGTTTGGCGATCTCGATTTCCTTGCGGCGCAGGAAGTCCAGGATCACGCCGACACCTTCCGGGTCACCAGCCGCGACGTTGCGGGTGGCGGTGTCCAGGGCGGTGCGGGCGGCGACCTCGGCGTCTTCCAGGGTGGGGGCGTCGAGGATCGCGCTGACGTCACTCAGGCCGCTGGCGTCGCCGCCGCTCAGGCGGGCGTAGCCGGCCGCGTCGAGTTTCCCGCCGGCGACGAACAGGCTGGGGTCCAGGGGCTGTCCGGCGCCTGCGCGGGCGATCAGGGCGTTGGTGATATCGATCTCACGGCTGAGGTAGCGGCGCAGGCTGGTGTTGCGCGCCACGCTCAGGGCGTGCCGGTAGTAGCCCTGGTCGAGCGCGACTTCCAGGTCCAGCATGCGGTTGCTGCTGGCGTAGGCCTGCGTGGCGGCGCGCATCGCGGCGGCCAGCGGGTGGCCGCTCAGGGCGATGGCGGCGGCCGCGCCGGGCAGGTCGGTGCTCTGCGCGGCGGCCTGCAGCGCGGCCGGTTTCAGGGTCCCGCCGGGGATCAGGTTCGCCAGGATCGCGTCGGCGCCGCGGCCAGTGATGATGCCGCGGGCGACGGTTTTGAGGTTCACGAGATCCCATTTCATGAGCAGGGCCTGGATTTCGCGTTTGGCGTCGCCGTCGGCGAAGCCCAGGACCTTGCGGGCAGTGTCGAACAGGTTGCGGCTGAGCGCCTGGTCCAGTTCGGCGAGGCCCGCCTGCTCGGTGGTGGTGTCGCGCAGGTTCGCGGCGAGTTCGGTTTCGGTCAGGACTCGCAGGAACTCCTGGTAGCTGCCCGCCGCGAGCGCCGAGTCAAGCGAGCGTCCGTCGAGCAGTTTGGTCCGCATGATGCGGACGCGCGTGTTGATGTAAGCGTAGTCGTCGGGCATGTGAATCCTTACTCGGCCAGCAGTCGGCTGATCTGCGGGGCGAGGTCGCCGCGCACGCGGTTCAGGCGACCCACGAGCGTGTTCTGAATGCTGGCCTTGCCGCCCTTGCCGACCAGGCGCACGCCGGTCTTGACCTGCTCGTTAGGGCGCACGTCCAGGTGCCGGCCCAGCTGGCCCAGCGCCTGACGGACGGCGTCGTGCTCGGCCAGGGCCGCCTCGACCACCTCGGCGTCAGGCAGCACCTGCAGGGCTTCTTGCAGCAGCTTGGCGACGATCACGGGGTACTCGGGCGAGGTGGTCACGGAGTGCAGGTACTGCTCGGAGACCGTGAACGCCTGCGCCTGGAGGCTGTCGGCGGCGGCGAGACGCTGCGCGCTGCTGTCGAGGTCAGCGGCGCTGCGGGCGCGCACCAGTTCGGCCTGGCGGGCACCGTCCAGCTGGCGGGTGCGCGAGTCGATCAGGGCCTGGGCCTGTTCGTGGGCCTGGGCGACGATCTGCTCGGCGCGGCCCTGGGCCTCGGCGCGGATGCGCTCGATTTCCTGCTGGGCTTCGTTCTCGAGGAGCTTGTCGAGCGCCATATCAGTTCAGGATGAACAGCGCGAGGAAGCCGAAGATCACGAGGGTTTCGGGCAGCAGGAAGTACAGCAGCAGGCTGCCGGCCTTGCTGGGGTCCTCGGCGACGGCGCCGACCAGGCTGGAGCCGATGCGGGCCTGGGCGATACCGGTGCCGATGGCGCCGAGGCCGAGCGCGAGGCCGGCGCCGACGGCGCGCAGGCCCTGGTACAGGCCGTCGTTGTTGGCGGCGCCGGCTTCCTGGGCGAGACCGGTGCTGACGAGGGCGAAGGCGAGGGAGGCGAGGACGATCTTGTTGTACTTGGTCATGGTGAACACTCCTGGGTTATTTAACCTGCCCCTGGGCGGGGCTGAGGCGGCGAAGGGGGTTGTAGCGGGGGCTGGAGTCGGCGTTGAATCCGGTGGGGTTGAGGAACTCCACCATGTGAAGACGCAGCGGCTGCAGCACGTGGCCGATCAGGGTCAGGGCCAGCACCAGGAAGTGCAGGACCACGCCCAGCAGGATGCCGATGATGATGCCGATGAACCCGATGTTCTCGTACAGGCTCCAGCCTAGGTCGGTGCAGAGCTTGGCGAGAATGGCGGACACCAGACCCACGGCGAAGATACGGGCGTAGCTGACGACCGCGCCGCCCTGCGAGAGCAGTTCGATGGGCAGCAGCGGGTAGTGCTTGATGACGCGCAGCCAGCCG encodes:
- a CDS encoding xanthine dehydrogenase family protein molybdopterin-binding subunit, with the protein product MTTPQSPARTHLGRPRKIIDGLEKLVGRAPYVADQWLPGLLHARPVLSPYPHARIRGIDRTAALAVPGVHSVLLGTDLNVKPMHSRPSLLLAEDLVVFAGQPVALILADTEAQAADAAALLDVDYDVLDAVEDAEAALAGGTLVWPQGVPKADGGMAGLHGGEAGAQAAREPSNVDEDRTFGCGDVDAALAGAAFTAGGTFRVAGVHQGYLEPHAVAAQPGARPGEVTVYTSTQGQYVVRSEVAGALGLRERDVHVVPLTVGGGFGAKYGIMDALVAAAALHARQPVRLVLTRSEDMLTTMPAPAIDVTLRLGADADGTLTAVDADVRIENGAFRFGHGGIIATMLGGLYRCENVRVRTRELLLNRAPVGAYRAPGVPQALFALESAVDDLTRQLGADPLDWRLRHAVQAGDPMGTGRPWPDIGLRDCLEAARAHPLWQGRRDLPEHEGVGLAVGGWPGAFSPAGAVCRVDTDGTVRLHVGSVDISGVHSSMVLIAAETLGVDPDQVEIVQGTTDSGPYAPNSGGSQVTISLSGAVLDASTQVRDQLLELAARHFEAHRDDLELAGGQALVRGIPDRAIPIGKLAAQAQRAPGGPGPVVAEGRAALKAGAPGFIAHLVHVRVDPDTGAVTLRRSVAAQDVGFALNPLLVEGQIQGGSAQALGLGLLEGLDYAGGTLANPNFLEYAFPTSTDVPPLEALLVQRPSEHGPFGARIVGEPPITAGAAALANAVREAAGVRVTELPVTPEAVWRLRQAQAGD
- a CDS encoding V-type ATP synthase subunit B encodes the protein MTLLQKEYNDVAYISGPLLFVNAASDLAYGAIVNIKDASGKLRGGQVISVTDQNAIIQVFEETRGLDLATASVSLVEDVARLGVSKEMIGRRFDGLGRPIDGLPAVVAEKRLSINGQPMNPAARAKPEEFIQTGISTIDVQTSLIRGQKLPIFSGSGLPHNELAAQIARQAKVPGHEGDFAVVFAAMGLTQREVSFFTQEFERTGALARSVLFLNKADDPAVERLLTPRMALTTAEYLAFEHGYHVLVILTDLTNYCEALREIGGAREEIPGRRGFPGYMYTDLASLYERAGVVDGKPGSVTQVPILSMPDDDITHPIPDLTGYITEGQIVVDRTLNSKGVFPPINPLPSLSRLQGNGIGKGKTRADHKNISDQLFAAYANGLDLRKLVAITGEDALTETDKLYLKFANDFEEYFIGQGDQDRSIDDSLTVAWGILSKLPQSQLTRIGKDSIDKYYGTKMDEMWKGSRSTK
- a CDS encoding V-type ATP synthase subunit A produces the protein MTQNKSGVVKSIAGPAVIADGMYGAKMYDIVRVGQERLVGEIIRLDGNTAFVQVYEDTSGLTVGEPVETTGLPLSVELGPGMLNGIYDGIQRPLGKIREASGDFIARGIEVSSLDRTQLWDFTPSVQVGDTVSGSAILGTVPEFSFTHKVLTPPDKGGKIAWIAPAGQYNIDQTIARLEDGTELRMAHYWPVRAPRPVTKKLDPSLPFLTGMRILDVLFPLVMGGAAAIPGPFGSGKTVTQQSVAKYGNADIVVYVGCGERGNEMTDVLVEFPELEDPKTGGPLMHRTILIANTSNMPVAAREASVYTGITLAEYFRDQGYSVSLMADSTSRWAEALREISSRLEEMPAEEGYPPYLGAKLAAFYERAGAVKTLAGEDGAVSVIGAVSPAGGDMSEPVTQATLRITGAFWRLDAGLARRRHFPAINWNGSYSLFTPILDSWYRANVGEDFPELRQRIGTILQEEAALQEVVQLVGPDALQDNERLIIETGRMLRQDFLQQNGFDPVDASASMPKNYGLMRMFLKFYDQADAALKSGSTIDEIIQSPIIERLARARYTPEGDFAAYTDSVLGELDSSFKAVKA
- a CDS encoding V-type ATP synthase subunit F gives rise to the protein MTRPNTQRVAVLSDAETATGYRLAGAAVIEATPDTALATLERLITEGQYGLVAVDTGLIPDPASATARVMRGRDLPILLPIPSLRDAFNPDTVDAKAYMGKLVRDTIGFDIKL
- a CDS encoding V0D/AC39 family V-type ATPase subunit, which produces MPDDYAYINTRVRIMRTKLLDGRSLDSALAAGSYQEFLRVLTETELAANLRDTTTEQAGLAELDQALSRNLFDTARKVLGFADGDAKREIQALLMKWDLVNLKTVARGIITGRGADAILANLIPGGTLKPAALQAAAQSTDLPGAAAAIALSGHPLAAAMRAATQAYASSNRMLDLEVALDQGYYRHALSVARNTSLRRYLSREIDITNALIARAGAGQPLDPSLFVAGGKLDAAGYARLSGGDASGLSDVSAILDAPTLEDAEVAARTALDTATRNVAAGDPEGVGVILDFLRRKEIEIAKLRLIGRGKFYDLPTDQIRREVQA
- a CDS encoding V-type ATP synthase subunit D; this translates as MAEQISPTRSALLASKASLKTASGGADLLKRKRDALIGEFFALVKDALAAREQLSGVSKGAYTSLFSAKAWDSPEAVESLSLAGSGDYQIDMQIDNLYGVKVPRISVPERAAQANFSPINVGARTIQAATDFGGVLEAIVKVAATETKLRRIGEEIKKTSRRVNALEQVVIPGIQDDIRFIRSVLDQREREAGFTQKKIKAKIEAKAEAARDAQNAQSHGSAAD
- a CDS encoding CaiB/BaiF CoA transferase family protein, translated to MTPDLPLSGVRVADFTRVLTGPLCTMLLGDLGADVIKVEPPGGDDTRAWGPPFQTGPDGARESSYFLSVNRNKRSVTLDLKTGEGLEAARRLIAGSDVLVENFRPGTLERLGLGWDDLHAAHPRLIYASITGFGLSGPYRDRAGYDVIAQGMGGLMSYNGEAGGEPLRVGVAVADVYSGALITQAILAALYARERTGHGARVEVNLLESVIALGSSQVGRYLATGEVPVPTGNDHRSIVPYGTFPCADGFVNIAVGNDALWRRFCAALDDPELGADARFATNEGRVTHRADLDTLLLPALARHTRADLMIRLEVAGVPCGPVNDLSDVFRDPHVQARGVAVPVAHPTLGETTVTSPPWRFGGQALPVRRAPPTLGQHTGEVLSELGLSPEISAAEPAPGPD
- a CDS encoding V-type ATP synthase subunit E translates to MALDKLLENEAQQEIERIRAEAQGRAEQIVAQAHEQAQALIDSRTRQLDGARQAELVRARSAADLDSSAQRLAAADSLQAQAFTVSEQYLHSVTTSPEYPVIVAKLLQEALQVLPDAEVVEAALAEHDAVRQALGQLGRHLDVRPNEQVKTGVRLVGKGGKASIQNTLVGRLNRVRGDLAPQISRLLAE
- a CDS encoding ATP synthase subunit K → MTKYNKIVLASLAFALVSTGLAQEAGAANNDGLYQGLRAVGAGLALGLGAIGTGIAQARIGSSLVGAVAEDPSKAGSLLLYFLLPETLVIFGFLALFILN
- a CDS encoding MFS transporter, which produces MTTPASSPTRSGQAPPDRVTQTTLLLLSALTIMSGATIAPALPAMQAHFADTPNAALLVKLALTILGIVIAITAPLFGVLADRYGRRPVLLASLALYVVGGGSGLIAQSLGAVLLGRVVLGLAVAGTMTAAGALVNDLFSGAARGRFLSQQAAFNSFGGAVLLPLGGVLAAVGWRAPFALYLAAALLLPLLLRLPHGIPGDAHDPAAPAQAPRWGAITLVYALALGYMIVFYLMPAQGPFLLRALHANPGLTGLMLGSSTLMAAVTSLVFSRFAGRFDPRRLAGLGMLVVAVGWLLVFRAPGLGVVEAGLLVAGLGGGLIFPNLYAWLADLTPPAWRGRVTAGMSSAIFLGQFLSPLVLAAPAGHEAQGFAAGAALAAGMGALLLILSVWARRVPDAPSGAVPQRG